The sequence CTGACCACGGGCAGCATCAAGGGATAGCCCCCACCGCGTTCTTCCGCGCGGCGAACAACGACCGTTCGCCCGACACATATCCAGGTCCGGCGAACCCGCCGACGTACTGACGCAGAAAGCAGGTGCTCGTGTCCACAGCTGACAGAAGTCCGTGGTGGCGGGGAGCCGTGATCTACCAGGTGTATCCCCGGAGCTTCGCCGACGGCAACGGCGACGGCATCGGCGACATCGCCGGCATCCGGTCCCGGCTGAACCACCTGTCCGCGCTCGGCGTCGACGCGATCTGGTTCAGCCCCTGGTACCCGTCCCCGATGGCGGACGCCGGCTACGACGTCTCCGACTACCGCGACATCGACCCGGTCTTCGGCACCCTCGCCGAGGTGGAGGCGTTGATCGCTGAGGCGCACGCGCTGGGCATCCGGACCATCGTCGACGTGGTGCCCAACCACTGCTCCGACGCGCACCCCTGGTTCCAGGCCGCGCTCGCCGGCGGACCCGGCGCGCCCGAACGGGACCTGTTCTGGTTCCGGCCCGGCCGGGGGCCGAACGGCGACGAGCGACCCACCGACTGGATCGGCGAGTTCGGCGGCGAGACCTGGACGCGCACCACCAACCCGGACGGCACCCCCGGCGACTGGTACCTGCACCTCTTCGCCCCGCAGCAGCCGGACTTCAACTGGGACCACCCCCGGGTACGGGAGGAGTTCGAGGACATCCTGCGGTTCTGGTTCGACCGGGGCGTGGACGGTATCCGGATCGACTCGGCGGGGCTCCTGGTCAAGGACGGGACGCTGCCCGAGGTCCGAGACGACGAGCCGCACCCGTTCCACGACCTCGACGGGGTGCACGACATCTACCGGGGCTGGCGTCGGGTCGCCGACGAGTACGCCGACCGGGCGCTGATCGGTGAGGTGTGGCTGCCGGACCGGCAGCGGTTCGCCAACTACCTGCGCCCGGACGAGCTGCACGCCGCGTTCAACTTCGACTTCCTCGGCTGCGCCTGGGACGCCGCGGCGCTGCGGGAGAGCATCGACGGGACGCTGAGCGCGCACGCGCCGGTCAACGCGCCGGCCACCTGGGTGCTCTCCAACCACGACGTCACCCGACACGTCACCCGCTACGGTCGCGCTGACACCCGGTTCAGCTTCGCCGCCAAGCGCGAGGGCACCCCCACCGACCTGGAGTTGGGCACCCGTCGGGCCCGCGCCGCCGCGCTTTTGTCACTGTCGCTGCCCGGCGCCGCCTACGTCTACCAGGGCGAGGAGCTGGGCCTCTACGAGGTCGAGGACATCCCGTACGCGCTGCGGCAGGACCCGATGTGGGAGCGGTCCGGTCGGATCGACCCCGGTCGCGACGGCTGCCGCGTACCGCTGCCGTGGGGCGGGGACGAGCCGCCCTTCGAGTTCAGCCCCGAGGGTGCCGCGACGCCGTGGCTGCCGCAGCCAGCCGACTGGAAGGACCGGACGGCCAGCGCGCAGACCGGCGACTCGGCCTCGATGCTGGAGCTGTACCGGGCGGCGATCCAGGCCCGGAAGGCCGACCCGGCGCTCGGTGACGGTGAGCTGACCTGGCTGCCCGCCCCGGACGGGGTGCTCGCGTTCAGCCGCGGCGGTGGCTTCAGCTGCCTGGTCAACCTCTCCGCAGCGCCGGTGCCGATGCCAGCTCAGGGGGAGCTGGTGCTGGCCAGCGGGCCGCTCGACGACGGGATGCTGCCGTCCGACACGGCGGTCTGGCTGCGTACCGCCGAATCCACCGACGGGCCGCGTGGGGCGGACGGCCCGGCCTGACCTGACTCTGCTCGCCGTGGTGCCGGCGGCCCGTCCCGGCCGCCGGCACCACACACCCGAAGAGAGGAGTACGAGGGGGACTCGCACGACGCACCGACACGGGGGGATCTGGCCTGCCTGACGAAAGGGAGAGCGCAGCTCATGGCCAACCACACCACCGGCACCCCGCACCACCATCGACACCCGACCCGGGCAGGATTGGCCGCCATCGCCGCCGCCCTGCTCGCCGCCACCTCGGTGACCGCCCTCGCGGTCACCGGCACCGCAACGCCGGCCTCGGCAGCCGGACTGTCCCCCTTCGACATCCCCAATCGAGGCGCCACAGTTCCGTTCGTCGAGCAGGAGGCGGAGGAGACCGCCCACAACGGCACGAAGATCGGCCCGGACCGGCGCTACGGCACGCTGCCGTCGGAGGCGTCCGGCCGGGAGGCGGTCACCCTCGACGCCGTCGGCGAGTACGTCGAGTTCACCCTCACCGCTCCGGCCAACGCTGTCACCTTCCGCTACAGCCTGCCGGACAGCCCGGCCGGCACCGGCCGTGACGCCGCCATCGACCTGCGGGCCAACGGGGCGCTGCTGAAGTCGGTGCCGGTGACGTCGAGGTACGGCTGGTACTACGGCGGATACCCGTTCAACAACAACCCGGGCGACACCAACCCGCACCACTTCTACGACGAGACCCGGGCGCTGTTCGGCAGCACCCAGCCGGCCGGCACGAAGATCCGGCTCCAGGTCGCCTCGACAGCCCAGTCGCCCACGTTCACCATTGACCTGGCCGACTTCGAGCTGGTCGCCCCGGCGATCACGAAGCCCTCCGGTGTGCTCGACGTGGTCACCGACTTCGGTGCCGACCCGAGCGGCGCGACCGACTCGACGGCGAAGTTCCAGGCGGCGGTCGACGCCGGTAAGGCCCAGGGCCGGGCGGTGTGGATCCCGACCGGCACCTTCACCCTCTGGGACCACGTGGTGGTCGACGGGGTGACACTGCGCGGTGCGGGCCCGTGGTATTCGGTGCTCGGCGGCCGGCACCCCACCGAGCGGAACAGGTCCGTCGGCATCTACGGCAAGTACGTCCCCGGTGGCGGCTACACCGGCCCGGTCCGCGCACACGAGGCGAACGGGCCCAGCCGCAACGTCACGCTGCGGGACTTCGCCATCATCGGCGACATCCGCGAGCGGGTCGACGACGACCAGGTCAACGCCCTGGGCGGGGCGATGACCAACTCGGTGGTCGACAACCTCTGGCTGGAGAACACCAAGGTCGGGGCGTGGATGGACGGCCCGATGGACAACTTCACCATCCGCAACAGCCGGATCCTGGACCAGACCGCGGACGGGGTGAACTTCCACACCGGGGTGACCAACTCGACGGTGACCAACACGTTCGTCCGCAACACCGGCGACGACGCGTTGGCGATGTGGGCGCAGAGCGTGCCGAACGTCAACAACTCCTTCACCCACAACACCATCGGGGTGACCCTGCTGGCCAACCACCTGGTCAGCTACGGCGGTCGGGACATCAAGATCACCGACAACGTGACGGCCGACTCGCTGACCAACGGCGGTGGCATCCACGTCGCGAACCGCTACCCCGGCGTGCAGGGCGCCACCGGAGTCCAGGGCACCTGGACGATCGCCCGGAACACGTTGATCCGCAACGGCAACTCGGACTACAACTGGAACTTCGGGGTCGGCGCGATCTGGTTCTCCGCGCTCAACGAGGCGTTCCAGAACCCCACCATCAACATCACCGACACCGACATCCTGGACAGCTCGTACGCGGCGCTGCACTGGATCGAGGGCCAGACCAACGGGATCAACCTCAACAACGTACGGATCGACGGCGCCGGCACGTACGCGCTCCAGGTGCAGGCGAACAGCCAGGTGTCGTTCACCAACGTGCGGGCCACCAACATCGCGCAGAGCAACCCGATGCACAACTGCGTCGGCGCCGGCTTCCAGATCACCCAGGGCTCCGGCAACTCCGGCTGGTACACGCCGACCCCGTACTGCGGCCCGTGGCCGAACCCCCAGTGGGGCGGCGGACCCACCTCGCCGCCGCCGACCACCCCACCGCCCACCACCCCGCCTCCGACCACCCCGCCCCCGACCAGCGGGAACCTGGCGCTGGGCCGGCCGACGACAGCTACCAGCACCAACCAGAACTACACGGGCGCCAACGTGGTGGACGGCAACGCGGCCAGCTACTGGGAGAGCGCCAACAACGCCTTCCCCCAGTCGGTCACCATCGACCTGGGCGCGTCCCGGTCTGTCGACCGGGTGGTGCTCAAGCTGCCCAGCGGTTGGGAGCAACGCACCCAGACGCTGTCGGTGCTCGGCTCCACCGACGGCTCGGCGTACACCACACTGGCGTCGTCCGCCGGTCGGGTCTTCGCCCCCGGCACTGGCAACGCCGTGTCGATCGGGCTGCCCTCCGGTGACCGCCGCTACGTCCGGGTCACCGTCACCGGCAACACCGGCTGGCCGGCCGCGCAACTCTCCGAGGTCGAGGTGTACGGCGGCACCCAGACCACCCCGCCGCCGACCACCCCACCGCCGACCACGCCGCCCCCGACCACGCCGCCCCCGACCACGCCGCCGCCCAGCGGCAACCTGGCGGCCGGGCGGTCGATCACCGAGACCAGCCACTCCGACGTGTACGCCGCCCCCAACGCGGTGGACGGCAACGCGAACACCTACTGGGAGA comes from Micromonospora vinacea and encodes:
- a CDS encoding glycoside hydrolase family 13 protein: MIYQVYPRSFADGNGDGIGDIAGIRSRLNHLSALGVDAIWFSPWYPSPMADAGYDVSDYRDIDPVFGTLAEVEALIAEAHALGIRTIVDVVPNHCSDAHPWFQAALAGGPGAPERDLFWFRPGRGPNGDERPTDWIGEFGGETWTRTTNPDGTPGDWYLHLFAPQQPDFNWDHPRVREEFEDILRFWFDRGVDGIRIDSAGLLVKDGTLPEVRDDEPHPFHDLDGVHDIYRGWRRVADEYADRALIGEVWLPDRQRFANYLRPDELHAAFNFDFLGCAWDAAALRESIDGTLSAHAPVNAPATWVLSNHDVTRHVTRYGRADTRFSFAAKREGTPTDLELGTRRARAAALLSLSLPGAAYVYQGEELGLYEVEDIPYALRQDPMWERSGRIDPGRDGCRVPLPWGGDEPPFEFSPEGAATPWLPQPADWKDRTASAQTGDSASMLELYRAAIQARKADPALGDGELTWLPAPDGVLAFSRGGGFSCLVNLSAAPVPMPAQGELVLASGPLDDGMLPSDTAVWLRTAESTDGPRGADGPA
- a CDS encoding galactose-binding domain-containing protein, whose translation is MANHTTGTPHHHRHPTRAGLAAIAAALLAATSVTALAVTGTATPASAAGLSPFDIPNRGATVPFVEQEAEETAHNGTKIGPDRRYGTLPSEASGREAVTLDAVGEYVEFTLTAPANAVTFRYSLPDSPAGTGRDAAIDLRANGALLKSVPVTSRYGWYYGGYPFNNNPGDTNPHHFYDETRALFGSTQPAGTKIRLQVASTAQSPTFTIDLADFELVAPAITKPSGVLDVVTDFGADPSGATDSTAKFQAAVDAGKAQGRAVWIPTGTFTLWDHVVVDGVTLRGAGPWYSVLGGRHPTERNRSVGIYGKYVPGGGYTGPVRAHEANGPSRNVTLRDFAIIGDIRERVDDDQVNALGGAMTNSVVDNLWLENTKVGAWMDGPMDNFTIRNSRILDQTADGVNFHTGVTNSTVTNTFVRNTGDDALAMWAQSVPNVNNSFTHNTIGVTLLANHLVSYGGRDIKITDNVTADSLTNGGGIHVANRYPGVQGATGVQGTWTIARNTLIRNGNSDYNWNFGVGAIWFSALNEAFQNPTINITDTDILDSSYAALHWIEGQTNGINLNNVRIDGAGTYALQVQANSQVSFTNVRATNIAQSNPMHNCVGAGFQITQGSGNSGWYTPTPYCGPWPNPQWGGGPTSPPPTTPPPTTPPPTTPPPTSGNLALGRPTTATSTNQNYTGANVVDGNAASYWESANNAFPQSVTIDLGASRSVDRVVLKLPSGWEQRTQTLSVLGSTDGSAYTTLASSAGRVFAPGTGNAVSIGLPSGDRRYVRVTVTGNTGWPAAQLSEVEVYGGTQTTPPPTTPPPTTPPPTTPPPTTPPPSGNLAAGRSITETSHSDVYAAPNAVDGNANTYWESANNAFPQSLTVDLGADRSVSRVVLKLPPSSAWQTRTQTLAVLGSTNGSTFTTLKGSAGYSFNPASGNTVTVTFTATTQRYLRLTVTGNSGWPAGQLSEFEVYSS